Proteins encoded together in one Campylobacter concisus window:
- the folE gene encoding GTP cyclohydrolase I FolE, with translation MQESFENSVKNMLTIIGEDPNREGLIKTPERVYKAFKFLTSGYDQDPKEVLGDALFTSSNNEMVLMRNIEFYSLCEHHLLPIIGRVHVAYIPNGKVVGLSKIPRMVNIYARRLQIQEQMTEQIAKALEDVIAPKGVGVVVEARHMCVEMRGVEKINSTTTTSALRGCFIKNADTRREFFSLINSPRETHF, from the coding sequence ATGCAAGAGAGTTTTGAAAATTCAGTTAAAAATATGCTAACTATTATCGGCGAAGATCCAAACAGAGAGGGGCTTATTAAAACCCCAGAGCGCGTTTATAAAGCTTTTAAATTTCTAACTAGCGGATACGATCAAGACCCAAAAGAAGTCCTTGGTGACGCGCTATTTACCAGCTCAAACAACGAAATGGTTTTAATGCGAAACATCGAGTTTTACAGCCTTTGCGAGCACCATTTGCTGCCTATTATCGGCCGCGTGCATGTGGCGTACATCCCAAATGGCAAGGTTGTTGGCCTTAGTAAAATTCCACGCATGGTAAATATCTACGCCAGACGCTTGCAAATTCAAGAGCAGATGACCGAGCAGATCGCAAAGGCGCTTGAGGACGTTATCGCTCCAAAAGGCGTTGGAGTTGTCGTCGAGGCAAGGCACATGTGCGTTGAGATGAGGGGTGTGGAGAAGATAAACTCGACTACCACGACCTCTGCGCTTAGAGGCTGCTTTATCAAAAACGCAGACACAAGGCGAGAGTTTTTCTCGCTGATAAATTCGCCTAGGGAAACGCATTTTTGA